A part of Geothrix oryzae genomic DNA contains:
- a CDS encoding type I 3-dehydroquinate dehydratase — protein MNALPFHVVTLTHPGWEEALACAKRLPGDALPELRLDLFPEADPEALVDALRRRCLVTCRRVSEGGRWPDEDPEGRLTHLAKAVKGRPAWLDLEWDLPVPEEIQAARTHVRLLRSIHVPPGVFDLEARLQRLPEGEAFKWVGWADRLEDNARLRPALAWARDRGLALSAFLMGPKGIPSRALQGAWGGAFTYAAPDDGPAAAPGQLPLATLQAWRCARLHPGHGLCGVIGDPVLHSRGPAFHNPRFQRAFKDLLYLPLACGEAGEAVAALEALGVLGLSITAPLKLDLPQALGLEGPLNTLWRRAPGDPWQGANTDAEAFGQALSSLVPGPVLLLGAGGVARTSRASLEAAGRPVLQVSRQRPVTPGEVAAFGPVGLVQATSLGMAPEDPAPFGDLLEAARPSARWAVEWIYKEDTAFALWAREAGLALVEGSALFEAQAEAQSRRFIEGCGGAL, from the coding sequence GTGAATGCCCTTCCCTTCCATGTCGTCACCCTCACCCACCCGGGATGGGAGGAGGCCCTGGCCTGCGCAAAGCGCCTGCCCGGCGATGCGCTGCCGGAACTGCGGCTGGACCTGTTCCCCGAGGCGGATCCCGAGGCCCTGGTGGACGCCTTGAGGCGCCGCTGTCTGGTGACCTGCCGCCGGGTCTCCGAGGGCGGCCGCTGGCCTGATGAGGACCCGGAAGGGCGACTGACCCACTTGGCCAAGGCCGTGAAGGGCCGTCCGGCCTGGCTGGACTTGGAGTGGGACCTGCCCGTGCCGGAGGAGATCCAGGCCGCCCGGACCCATGTGCGGCTGCTGCGCTCGATCCATGTGCCGCCCGGTGTCTTCGACCTCGAGGCCCGGCTCCAGCGCCTGCCGGAAGGTGAGGCCTTCAAGTGGGTGGGCTGGGCAGATCGCCTGGAGGATAACGCCCGCCTGAGGCCCGCCCTGGCCTGGGCCCGGGATCGTGGCCTGGCCCTGTCCGCCTTCCTCATGGGGCCCAAGGGCATCCCCAGCCGCGCCCTGCAGGGAGCCTGGGGCGGGGCCTTCACCTATGCCGCACCGGACGATGGCCCCGCGGCCGCCCCGGGCCAGCTCCCCCTGGCCACGCTCCAGGCCTGGCGCTGCGCCCGCCTGCATCCGGGGCACGGTCTCTGCGGCGTCATCGGCGATCCGGTGCTCCATTCCCGGGGCCCGGCCTTCCACAACCCGCGGTTCCAGCGGGCCTTCAAGGATCTCCTCTACCTGCCCCTGGCCTGTGGAGAGGCCGGGGAGGCGGTGGCGGCCCTGGAGGCCCTCGGCGTCTTGGGCCTGAGCATCACGGCGCCCCTCAAGCTGGACCTGCCGCAGGCCCTGGGCCTGGAAGGGCCCCTCAATACCCTCTGGCGGCGGGCGCCCGGCGATCCCTGGCAGGGCGCCAACACGGATGCGGAGGCCTTCGGGCAGGCGCTGTCCAGCCTGGTCCCCGGACCCGTGCTGCTCCTCGGCGCTGGCGGCGTGGCGCGCACCAGCCGCGCGAGCCTGGAAGCGGCCGGCCGGCCGGTGCTCCAGGTCTCGCGTCAGCGGCCCGTGACGCCCGGCGAGGTGGCGGCCTTCGGCCCCGTGGGTCTCGTTCAGGCCACGAGCCTGGGGATGGCGCCGGAGGATCCCGCCCCCTTCGGCGATCTGCTGGAGGCCGCCCGGCCGTCCGCCCGCTGGGCCGTGGAGTGGATCTACAAGGAGGACACCGCCTTCGCCCTCTGGGCCCGGGAGGCGGGCCTGGCGCTGGTCGAGGGGAGCGCCCTCTTCGAGGCCCAGGCGGAGGCGCAGAGCCGGCGGTTCATCGAAGGCTGCGGGGGGGCGCTCTAA
- a CDS encoding branched-chain amino acid ABC transporter ATP-binding protein/permease gives MKRILLLRGAELIVFALLATIPLLVVNPYALGLLTLLAIYGILLIGLDVTVGYLGQVNLAHVAFLGLGAYTAGLAVTKLGLGMAPALLAAMAVGLLLGGLLALPALRLEGPQFALATLSFAALSTTALNELEGLTGGAQGLSLTRPPIFGHSLTPPLFYWLCMALLAVVWMLMRNLLASQWGRAFEALRDSPIATDAMGVGTYRHKVAAFALGSGLGGLAGGLYAFNFQYLQPQSFVYDLMIILLLGVVLGGRKSLWGAFVGASVIVLLPNLLSNRLLFQVFSGLGFAMALAAGLRGLVKKTTRPFQALAPVAAMGLLVVGGFFVENTEDWRKAIFALMLFSVVVGLPEGLMGFLAIFLAKLFRVPHAPLPEPSDIEAILPPRASDGAPLLVLEDLRRHFGGVKAVDGLSMTIKSGSIHGLIGPNGSGKSTVVNVISGLYTPTAGRILLRGMVLPSGSLFQVSKSGVARTFQNLQLFAELTALENVMVALRGVYRSPLPLVLLGLARREERQAQADALCLLDRVGLKDQALTRAKDLTYGAQRFLEVARALARKPDLLILDEPAAGLAHPDVVQLIEIIKRIHRRGISILLIEHHMDVVSELCDTVTVLDGGRVIAEGTPDEVKRHPKVVEAYLGQPPQPETDTDTAGGAEPLPA, from the coding sequence ATGAAGCGCATCCTCCTCCTCCGCGGCGCCGAGCTCATCGTCTTCGCCCTGCTGGCCACCATCCCCCTGCTGGTGGTGAACCCCTACGCCCTGGGCCTCCTCACCCTGCTGGCCATCTACGGCATCCTGCTCATCGGCCTGGATGTGACCGTGGGCTACCTGGGCCAGGTGAACCTCGCCCATGTGGCCTTCCTGGGCCTGGGCGCCTACACCGCCGGGCTCGCCGTCACCAAGCTGGGCCTCGGCATGGCACCGGCGCTCCTGGCCGCCATGGCCGTGGGGCTCCTGCTGGGCGGCCTGCTGGCCCTGCCGGCCCTGCGTCTGGAAGGCCCCCAGTTCGCCCTGGCCACCCTGAGCTTCGCGGCCCTCAGCACCACGGCGCTCAACGAACTGGAAGGCCTCACGGGGGGCGCCCAGGGCCTGAGCCTGACCCGGCCGCCCATCTTCGGCCACTCCCTCACCCCTCCCCTCTTCTACTGGCTCTGCATGGCCCTGCTGGCCGTGGTGTGGATGCTCATGCGCAACCTGCTGGCCTCCCAGTGGGGCCGGGCCTTCGAGGCCCTGCGCGACAGCCCCATCGCCACCGATGCCATGGGGGTCGGCACCTACCGGCACAAGGTCGCGGCCTTCGCCCTGGGATCGGGGCTCGGCGGCCTGGCGGGCGGGCTCTACGCCTTCAACTTCCAGTACCTCCAGCCCCAGAGCTTCGTCTACGACCTGATGATCATCCTGCTGCTGGGGGTGGTCCTCGGCGGCCGCAAGAGCCTCTGGGGGGCCTTTGTGGGCGCCTCTGTCATTGTCCTGCTGCCCAACCTGCTCTCCAACCGGCTGCTCTTCCAGGTGTTCTCGGGCCTGGGCTTTGCGATGGCCCTGGCGGCGGGCCTGCGGGGCCTCGTCAAGAAGACCACGCGCCCCTTCCAGGCCCTGGCCCCCGTGGCGGCCATGGGGCTCCTGGTGGTGGGCGGCTTCTTCGTGGAGAACACCGAGGACTGGCGCAAGGCCATCTTCGCGCTGATGCTCTTCTCGGTGGTGGTGGGCCTGCCCGAGGGTCTCATGGGTTTTCTCGCCATCTTCTTGGCGAAGCTCTTCCGGGTGCCCCATGCGCCCCTGCCCGAACCTTCGGACATCGAGGCCATCCTGCCGCCCCGCGCCTCGGATGGCGCGCCCCTGCTCGTCCTCGAGGACCTCCGGCGCCACTTCGGCGGCGTGAAGGCCGTGGACGGCCTCTCCATGACCATCAAGTCCGGCAGCATCCACGGCCTCATCGGACCCAACGGCTCCGGCAAGAGCACCGTGGTCAATGTCATCTCCGGGCTCTACACGCCCACCGCGGGCCGCATCCTGCTCCGCGGAATGGTGCTGCCGTCCGGAAGCCTCTTCCAGGTGTCGAAGTCCGGCGTGGCGCGCACCTTCCAGAACCTCCAGCTCTTCGCCGAGTTGACGGCCCTCGAAAATGTCATGGTGGCGCTCCGGGGGGTGTACCGCAGCCCCTTGCCCCTGGTGCTGCTGGGGCTCGCCCGGCGCGAGGAGCGCCAAGCCCAGGCCGATGCCCTCTGCCTGCTGGACCGGGTCGGACTGAAGGACCAGGCCCTCACCCGGGCCAAGGATCTGACCTACGGCGCCCAGCGTTTCCTGGAGGTGGCCCGGGCCCTGGCGCGCAAGCCGGACCTGCTCATCCTGGACGAACCCGCCGCGGGCCTAGCCCATCCCGATGTGGTCCAGCTGATCGAGATCATCAAGCGGATCCACCGGCGCGGCATCAGCATCCTCCTCATCGAGCACCACATGGATGTCGTGAGCGAGCTCTGCGACACCGTGACCGTGCTCGACGGCGGCCGCGTCATCGCCGAAGGCACGCCCGACGAGGTGAAGCGCCACCCGAAGGTGGTGGAGGCCTACCTGGGCCAGCCCCCGCAACCCGAGACCGACACTGACACCGCCGGCGGCGCCGAGCCGCTGCCCGCCTGA
- a CDS encoding ABC transporter ATP-binding protein, whose product MLQVEDLHAGYGASEVLTGTTLSVKKGTLVALIGANGAGKTTTMRAISGGLKPGRGRVVLDGQEVQGLDASRIARLGLAHAPEGRKVFGPLSVEDNLLLGAYSRLPRFFGYRTKARGDLDRVYDLFPRLRDRTRQAAGTLSGGEQQMLAIGRALMARPKVMLLDEPSMGLAPVIVQEVFRTIRRLKEEGITLLLVEQFAKSALEVADYAYVMERGRIAVEGTPDELSRNERVIAAYLG is encoded by the coding sequence ATGCTGCAAGTGGAGGATCTCCATGCGGGCTACGGCGCCAGCGAGGTGCTGACGGGGACCACGCTGTCGGTGAAAAAGGGCACCCTCGTGGCGCTCATCGGCGCCAACGGCGCGGGCAAGACCACCACCATGCGCGCCATCTCCGGGGGCCTCAAGCCGGGCCGGGGCCGCGTGGTCCTCGACGGCCAGGAAGTGCAGGGCCTGGATGCCTCCCGCATCGCCCGCCTGGGCCTCGCCCACGCCCCCGAGGGCCGGAAGGTCTTCGGCCCGCTCTCGGTGGAGGACAACCTCCTCCTGGGTGCCTACAGCCGCCTGCCGCGGTTCTTCGGCTACCGGACCAAGGCCCGCGGCGACCTGGACCGGGTCTACGACCTGTTCCCCCGCCTGAGGGATCGCACCCGCCAGGCCGCCGGCACCCTGTCCGGCGGCGAACAGCAGATGCTGGCCATCGGCCGCGCCCTCATGGCCCGCCCCAAGGTGATGCTGCTGGACGAGCCCTCCATGGGCCTCGCGCCGGTCATCGTGCAGGAGGTCTTCCGCACCATCCGCCGCCTCAAGGAAGAGGGCATCACCCTCCTCCTCGTGGAGCAGTTCGCCAAGAGCGCCCTCGAGGTCGCCGACTACGCCTATGTCATGGAACGCGGGCGCATTGCCGTCGAGGGCACCCCGGACGAGCTGAGCCGGAACGAGCGCGTGATCGCGGCCTACCTGGGCTGA
- a CDS encoding anion permease yields MSHEPVSGTAPAGGSSGWQGARLVPTLATVLLGLLLYVGLPRLMSVPDAKLFTGQPAAAKPAPAAAKPPIKPVSAVATPIPVAAPAPAKSLTKAQLEAKVKAEAEAKARVEVEAKAKAEADAKMKAEAEAKAKADAEAKRKADWVKGLHLFAIFVTTIVGIIVKALPMGAVAMIGIAVTALTGTLGIADSMSGFSDVVIWLIVLAFFISRGFIKTGLGARIAYTFMALLGRRTLGLSYGLAATDLVLAPAIPSNTARGGGIVMPIMASLARAYGSNPGDASARKMGSFLTLTAYQVNCITSAMFLTAMAANPLAQKLAGDLKVNITWGGWALAALVPGAVALLLVPFLIYRLHRPEITETPEAVEMAKGHLRDLGPIKRQEWMMLGVFVMLLVLWIFAKQLGDLNPTTSALAGLAVLLLSGVLNWEDIKAETGAWDTLVWFAALVMMASFLNKLGMVPWFSKTMGGMVAGKGWIAAFLVLALVYFYSHYFFASNTAHVASMYAAFLGVSIVAGAPPVLAALVLAFFSNLFAGMTHYGTGPAPVLFGTGYVELGTWWRTGLIVSVVNILIWVGLGGLWWKVLGLW; encoded by the coding sequence ATGAGCCATGAACCCGTTTCCGGAACGGCCCCGGCCGGAGGCTCGTCCGGCTGGCAGGGCGCCAGGCTGGTGCCAACCCTCGCGACCGTCCTTCTGGGTCTGCTCCTGTATGTTGGATTGCCTCGCCTGATGTCCGTGCCCGACGCCAAGCTCTTCACGGGCCAGCCTGCGGCGGCCAAGCCCGCTCCAGCGGCCGCCAAGCCCCCCATCAAGCCCGTTTCGGCGGTGGCCACGCCAATCCCAGTGGCGGCTCCGGCGCCGGCCAAGTCGCTGACCAAGGCCCAGCTGGAGGCCAAGGTGAAGGCGGAGGCTGAAGCCAAGGCCAGGGTCGAGGTCGAGGCCAAAGCGAAGGCGGAAGCCGATGCGAAGATGAAAGCCGAAGCGGAAGCCAAGGCCAAGGCTGATGCCGAAGCCAAGCGGAAGGCCGACTGGGTGAAGGGGCTGCACCTCTTCGCCATCTTCGTCACCACCATCGTTGGCATCATCGTCAAGGCGCTGCCCATGGGGGCGGTGGCCATGATCGGCATCGCCGTGACGGCCCTCACGGGCACCCTCGGCATCGCGGATTCCATGAGCGGCTTCTCGGATGTGGTGATCTGGCTGATCGTGCTGGCCTTCTTCATCTCCCGGGGCTTCATCAAGACGGGCCTCGGCGCCCGCATCGCCTACACCTTCATGGCCCTGCTCGGCAGGCGGACCCTGGGGCTCAGCTACGGCCTGGCCGCCACGGACCTGGTGCTGGCGCCGGCCATTCCCAGCAACACCGCCCGCGGCGGCGGCATCGTCATGCCCATCATGGCCTCGTTGGCCCGCGCCTACGGCAGCAACCCCGGCGACGCCAGCGCCCGGAAGATGGGCTCGTTCCTCACGCTGACCGCCTACCAGGTGAACTGCATCACCAGCGCCATGTTCCTCACCGCCATGGCCGCCAATCCGCTGGCCCAGAAGCTCGCGGGCGACCTCAAGGTGAACATCACCTGGGGCGGGTGGGCCCTCGCGGCCCTTGTGCCCGGCGCGGTGGCCCTGCTCCTGGTGCCCTTCCTGATCTACCGGCTCCACCGCCCCGAGATCACGGAGACGCCGGAGGCCGTGGAGATGGCCAAGGGCCATCTGCGCGACCTGGGGCCCATCAAGCGCCAGGAGTGGATGATGCTGGGCGTCTTCGTGATGCTGCTGGTGCTGTGGATCTTCGCGAAGCAGCTGGGCGACCTCAATCCCACCACTTCCGCCCTGGCGGGTCTTGCGGTGCTGCTCCTGAGCGGAGTCTTGAACTGGGAGGACATCAAGGCCGAGACCGGCGCCTGGGACACCCTGGTGTGGTTCGCGGCCCTCGTGATGATGGCCAGCTTCCTCAACAAGCTGGGCATGGTGCCCTGGTTCAGCAAGACCATGGGCGGCATGGTCGCGGGCAAGGGCTGGATCGCCGCCTTCCTGGTGCTGGCGCTGGTCTATTTCTACAGCCACTACTTCTTCGCCAGCAATACGGCCCATGTGGCCTCGATGTACGCGGCCTTCCTCGGCGTCTCCATCGTGGCCGGGGCGCCCCCGGTGCTTGCCGCCCTGGTGCTGGCCTTCTTCAGCAACCTCTTCGCGGGCATGACCCACTACGGGACGGGGCCGGCGCCGGTGTTGTTCGGAACGGGCTATGTGGAGCTGGGCACCTGGTGGCGGACGGGACTCATCGTGAGCGTCGTGAACATCCTCATCTGGGTGGGTCTCGGCGGCCTCTGGTGGAAGGTGCTGGGTCTCTGGTAG
- a CDS encoding AAA family ATPase produces the protein MIQDPPQPPPVLAPPVRSPEGIRPAARAGLTALQAVVVGKESQVRRAFAALLAGGHVLLEDLPGVGKTTLAKGLSRILGGSFQRVQGTNDLLPSDLLGVHLWDAKEQSFRFQPGPVFCHVLLLDELNRIGPKTQSAMLEAMVEGQVTLDRSTHRLPDPFFVIATQNPLDHAGTFPLPESQLDRFSCALHLGYPDREAERRILKGEAGSERLDTLNPALDLEGWKQARAAVRAVRVSDAVLDYAERMVDRIRTEGGFCSTRAAKHWLGLAQAEAWLEGRDFITPDDLQSTLADTMAHRGSLDERRLSRNDRREQLARLLKELPVGWAG, from the coding sequence ATGATCCAGGATCCGCCCCAGCCTCCTCCCGTCCTCGCCCCCCCGGTGCGTTCCCCGGAAGGCATCCGTCCGGCGGCCCGGGCGGGGCTCACCGCGCTGCAGGCCGTGGTCGTGGGCAAGGAATCCCAGGTCCGGCGGGCCTTCGCGGCCCTCCTCGCCGGGGGCCATGTGCTGCTGGAAGACCTGCCGGGCGTAGGCAAGACCACCCTGGCCAAGGGGCTTTCGCGCATCCTCGGCGGCAGCTTCCAGCGGGTGCAGGGAACCAACGACCTGCTGCCCTCGGACCTGCTGGGGGTGCACCTCTGGGACGCCAAGGAGCAGTCCTTCCGTTTCCAGCCGGGGCCGGTGTTCTGCCATGTGCTGTTGCTGGACGAGCTGAACCGCATCGGCCCCAAGACCCAGAGCGCCATGCTCGAGGCCATGGTGGAGGGACAGGTGACCCTGGATCGCAGCACCCATCGCCTCCCCGATCCCTTCTTCGTCATCGCCACCCAGAACCCGCTGGACCATGCGGGCACCTTCCCCCTGCCCGAGAGCCAGCTTGATCGCTTCTCCTGCGCCCTCCACCTCGGTTATCCAGACCGGGAGGCCGAGCGGCGCATCCTCAAGGGGGAAGCCGGCTCGGAACGCCTGGACACCTTGAACCCCGCCCTGGATCTCGAGGGCTGGAAGCAGGCCCGCGCGGCCGTCCGGGCCGTCCGGGTGTCCGATGCGGTGCTGGATTATGCTGAGCGCATGGTGGACCGCATCCGCACCGAAGGGGGCTTCTGCTCCACCCGCGCGGCCAAGCACTGGCTGGGGCTGGCCCAGGCCGAAGCCTGGCTGGAGGGCCGCGACTTCATCACGCCGGACGACCTGCAGAGCACCCTGGCCGACACCATGGCCCACCGCGGCAGCCTGGACGAGCGGCGCCTGAGCCGCAACGACCGGCGCGAGCAGCTGGCCCGGCTGCTCAAGGAGCTGCCCGTGGGGTGGGCGGGATGA
- a CDS encoding helix-turn-helix domain-containing protein: MRGDDTVGQLLQEARMAKGLSREILALELKLPIRHIEAIEADDWAALPPGRSRPLARQLAERLGVDLEFHTDAFQTVPGAQEWAPPDPRQERLERVVMGLLTAASVLVVLWLVVPGPSLGRKPSPSYLSALPRAALPPPPPPSTAAYPVLGELLPEAPLNEQGVLISLRSMDTCEVRLEPLPESGEQAQTHTLRVSEPWRLRVKGPFALVLDNAGVVNVEVAGVRIPHGQNVGEAWTGRFDAEGRWLRPSPPPTEPPEPATPDDDEDGPRP; the protein is encoded by the coding sequence ATGAGGGGCGACGATACGGTCGGCCAGCTCCTCCAGGAGGCGCGCATGGCCAAGGGGCTGTCGCGCGAGATCCTGGCCCTGGAGCTGAAGCTGCCCATCCGCCACATCGAGGCCATCGAGGCCGACGACTGGGCGGCCCTGCCGCCGGGCCGCTCCCGTCCCCTGGCCCGCCAGCTGGCGGAGCGCCTTGGCGTGGACCTGGAATTCCACACCGATGCCTTCCAGACGGTGCCCGGCGCCCAGGAATGGGCTCCGCCCGATCCGCGGCAGGAGCGCCTGGAGCGCGTCGTCATGGGCCTTTTGACTGCGGCCTCGGTTCTGGTGGTGCTGTGGCTGGTGGTCCCTGGCCCGAGCCTGGGGCGGAAGCCGTCGCCCAGCTACCTGTCCGCCCTGCCCAGGGCCGCGCTGCCGCCCCCCCCTCCGCCTTCCACCGCGGCCTATCCGGTGCTGGGCGAGCTGCTGCCCGAGGCCCCCCTGAACGAGCAGGGCGTGCTGATCAGCCTCCGGTCCATGGACACCTGCGAAGTGCGGCTGGAGCCCCTCCCCGAATCCGGCGAGCAGGCTCAGACCCACACCCTACGCGTGTCCGAACCCTGGCGGCTCCGGGTGAAGGGGCCCTTCGCGCTGGTGCTGGACAACGCCGGGGTGGTGAATGTGGAAGTGGCGGGCGTGCGGATTCCCCATGGCCAGAATGTGGGCGAGGCCTGGACCGGCCGCTTCGACGCCGAGGGCCGCTGGCTCCGGCCGTCGCCGCCGCCGACCGAGCCGCCCGAACCCGCGACCCCCGATGATGACGAGGATGGACCCCGACCATGA
- a CDS encoding sigma-54-dependent transcriptional regulator, with protein sequence MDLLLVEDKDSFRRLLTQALEGSAWSVRAVADPQEALRALEAAPAHVLVTDLRLPGMSGLELIRRARQLQPGLRVVLMSAFGEPRDIVEAMRLGADDFLPKPFDLDAFLALLDRLRALVGAPPPDPAEPWIAHGAPMQALEGALGRAAATALPVLFRGERGAGKSRCARRLHALRHPAAPFLSLAAETLGPEGPDPRTLQLLQGGSLYLADLAHLSPGALGPLTRAMDGPLGAGLCWMAGVDAEVALPPDLAQRLGSLELKVPPLRERREDLLILARLFLTRAARREGRPEPWLERAAERQLLDHAWPGNLRELEVLAGRTILFSEGPVIRAFPDLGLDGAPLRLPWPAPGTLEVMLKAVARSAEGELLRKALREAGGDLPPAAEGLGLTVRSLAQRLREHGIPLEDGDPDSVPRKAP encoded by the coding sequence ATGGATCTGCTGCTCGTCGAGGACAAGGACAGCTTCCGCCGCCTGCTGACCCAGGCCCTCGAGGGGTCGGCCTGGTCGGTGCGGGCGGTGGCAGATCCGCAGGAGGCCCTGAGGGCCCTGGAGGCGGCGCCGGCCCATGTGCTGGTGACGGATCTGCGCCTGCCGGGCATGAGCGGGCTGGAGCTGATCCGGCGGGCCCGCCAGCTCCAGCCGGGCCTGCGCGTGGTCCTCATGTCCGCCTTCGGAGAGCCCCGCGACATCGTGGAGGCCATGCGGCTCGGCGCCGACGACTTCCTGCCCAAGCCCTTCGACCTGGACGCGTTCCTGGCCCTGCTGGACCGCCTGCGGGCCCTGGTGGGCGCGCCGCCCCCGGACCCGGCGGAACCCTGGATCGCCCACGGCGCCCCCATGCAGGCCCTGGAGGGCGCCCTGGGGCGGGCGGCCGCCACGGCCCTGCCCGTGCTCTTCCGCGGGGAGCGCGGCGCCGGCAAGAGCCGCTGCGCCCGCCGGCTCCATGCGCTGCGCCATCCGGCAGCCCCCTTCCTGAGTCTGGCCGCCGAGACCCTGGGTCCCGAGGGGCCGGATCCGCGCACCCTGCAGCTGCTCCAGGGCGGCAGCCTGTACCTGGCGGACCTGGCCCACCTCTCGCCGGGGGCCCTGGGGCCCCTGACCCGGGCCATGGACGGCCCCCTTGGGGCGGGATTGTGCTGGATGGCCGGTGTGGACGCCGAAGTCGCGCTGCCCCCGGACCTGGCCCAGCGCCTTGGGTCGCTGGAGCTGAAAGTCCCCCCCCTGCGCGAGCGCCGGGAGGATCTCCTGATCCTGGCGCGGCTCTTCCTGACGCGGGCCGCGCGGCGCGAAGGCCGGCCGGAGCCCTGGCTGGAGCGGGCCGCCGAGCGCCAATTGCTGGATCACGCCTGGCCCGGCAACCTCCGCGAGCTGGAGGTGCTGGCGGGGCGGACGATCCTCTTCTCCGAAGGGCCCGTCATCCGCGCCTTCCCGGATCTCGGGCTGGACGGGGCCCCCCTGCGCCTGCCCTGGCCGGCACCCGGAACCCTCGAGGTCATGCTAAAGGCCGTGGCGCGCTCGGCGGAGGGCGAGCTGCTGCGGAAGGCCCTGCGGGAAGCGGGGGGAGACCTCCCCCCGGCGGCGGAAGGTCTGGGGCTGACGGTGCGAAGCCTCGCCCAGCGCTTGCGGGAGCATGGCATCCCTCTGGAAGATGGAGATCCCGACTCCGTTCCACGGAAGGCCCCATGA
- a CDS encoding anaerobic C4-dicarboxylate transporter: MSPAFMFWIQFVLVLTAILLGIRKGGVALGLIGGLGVAVLVLGFRVAPGTPPIDVMLIILAVVTASATLQVAGGLDYLVQLTERLLRAHPKYVTILAPLSTFFLTVCVGTGHAVYALLPVISDVALKTRIRPERPMAISSVASQMGITASPVAAAVTTFLAMAAKNGHPVGLFDIIRITLPAGIIGVLAAAAWSFNRGKELDEDPEFLERMKDPEFAKALDANVTTLGMEIPFTAKLSVGLFFAGVLTIILIAMKPSLLPLVNGKVVPMTTVVQIVMLAFGSFILFATKVKAPDIARSSVFIAGMIAVVSIFGIAWMSETFIKANESYLVANIKTMVQVAPWTFALAMFAVSAFVKSQAATLTIMLPFGYALGLPTPLLLSLIPASYAYFFFAFYPSDLAAINMDRTGTTRIGKYLLNHSFMIPGLIGVSVSTCVAYGLSKILG; this comes from the coding sequence ATGTCCCCAGCCTTCATGTTCTGGATCCAGTTCGTACTCGTGCTCACGGCCATCCTCCTGGGCATCCGGAAGGGCGGCGTGGCGCTGGGCCTCATCGGCGGCCTGGGCGTGGCCGTGCTGGTGCTCGGCTTCCGCGTGGCCCCGGGCACGCCCCCCATCGATGTGATGCTCATCATCCTCGCGGTGGTGACCGCGTCGGCCACCTTGCAGGTCGCGGGCGGCCTCGACTACCTGGTGCAGCTGACGGAGCGCCTGCTCCGCGCCCACCCCAAATATGTGACCATCCTGGCGCCCCTCTCCACCTTCTTCCTCACGGTCTGCGTGGGCACGGGGCATGCGGTCTACGCGCTGCTGCCGGTCATCTCCGATGTGGCCCTGAAGACCCGGATCCGCCCCGAGCGGCCCATGGCCATCTCGAGCGTGGCCTCCCAGATGGGGATCACGGCCAGCCCCGTGGCCGCCGCCGTCACCACCTTCCTGGCCATGGCCGCGAAGAACGGCCATCCCGTGGGCCTCTTCGACATCATCCGCATCACCCTGCCCGCCGGCATCATCGGCGTGCTGGCCGCCGCCGCCTGGAGCTTCAACCGCGGCAAGGAGCTGGATGAGGACCCCGAGTTCCTGGAGCGCATGAAGGATCCCGAGTTCGCCAAGGCCCTGGACGCCAATGTGACCACCCTGGGCATGGAGATCCCCTTCACCGCAAAGCTCTCCGTGGGCCTCTTCTTCGCCGGCGTGCTGACCATCATCCTCATCGCCATGAAGCCCAGCCTCCTGCCCCTGGTGAACGGCAAGGTCGTGCCCATGACCACCGTGGTGCAGATCGTCATGCTGGCCTTCGGCTCGTTCATCCTGTTCGCCACCAAGGTGAAGGCCCCGGACATCGCCCGCTCCAGCGTCTTCATCGCGGGCATGATCGCCGTCGTCTCCATCTTCGGCATCGCGTGGATGAGCGAGACCTTCATCAAGGCCAACGAGAGCTACCTGGTGGCCAACATCAAGACCATGGTGCAGGTGGCCCCCTGGACCTTCGCCCTCGCCATGTTCGCCGTGTCCGCCTTCGTGAAGAGCCAGGCCGCCACGCTCACCATCATGCTGCCCTTCGGCTACGCCCTGGGCCTGCCCACGCCGCTGCTGCTCAGCCTCATCCCCGCCAGCTACGCCTACTTCTTCTTCGCCTTCTACCCCAGCGACCTCGCCGCCATCAACATGGACCGCACCGGCACCACGCGGATCGGCAAGTACCTGCTCAACCACAGCTTCATGATCCCCGGCCTCATCGGGGTCAGCGTCTCCACCTGCGTCGCCTACGGGCTGTCGAAGATCCTGGGCTGA